DNA from Roseofilum casamattae BLCC-M143:
CATTGAAATATTCGGCTTTGGCTCCGGGCCCAATTAAATGCTCTATGGCTTTTCCTTGAAAGAACTTGCTAAATAAATATAAAGGAGATGACACTAATCCTAGTCCATTTAAGATCATCCCTTTGACTACTTGACCGGCACTGATTTTTTCCCCTCTTTGCTCACCTAGGATTTCATTAATTTTTCCTTCCATTCCAATAGAATCAATGATGCCTGCTACCAATCCTAAATGGTCTATATTACTTATTTCTACTGACATATCTGAGAGTTGACTTTCGTCTATTTCCTCTCTAGTATGACAGTCTGAGGGAACTTTGTTCCGACTTTTTTCAGTAAGCTTAAATACTCAATGCTTTTCCTCGAGTTCTTATACTACATTTTGTCGCGCGGAATGTGGGGTTAAACCTCCCACTCTAATGAATAATTGATATTACAGGTAGGGTGCGTTATTAACGCACCCTACTGGCTTGATGTTATAGACCTAGAATGAAGAATCTAGACGATCGCGCGCGCTATCTACAGCTTCTTTAACTCGGGTAAAACCGGTACCGCCGTAACTATTGCGAGCGGCAACCACCTGGCGCGGAGCGATCGCTTCATAGATATCTTCCGCAAAGGCAGGATGCAAAGCTTGCCATTCTTCTAGGGTTAAGTCTTTCAGCAATTTACCGCCAGCGAGACTGGTTTTCACCACTTTCCCGACTAAGTTATAGGCTTCGCGGAATGGTACGCCTTTTGCGGCCAGATAATCAGCAACATCCGTGGCATTAGAGAAGTCAGACTCTA
Protein-coding regions in this window:
- a CDS encoding DUF4277 domain-containing protein, with the translated sequence MSVEISNIDHLGLVAGIIDSIGMEGKINEILGEQRGEKISAGQVVKGMILNGLGLVSSPLYLFSKFFQGKAIEHLIGPGAKAEYFN